In a single window of the Bactrocera dorsalis isolate Fly_Bdor chromosome 2, ASM2337382v1, whole genome shotgun sequence genome:
- the LOC105226784 gene encoding uncharacterized protein LOC105226784 — MIRKSLTESDARPNDKSMELSASEINTSRLQCSQSSVSSESDLSFSLSIERDLDALLIDDELPAFEIRLISPLGRTPSPIDSNAEDLQTPTRLPQVDDDSTPNACQNTDFVALHEINALISPPADNEERRESLSRYNSLETIFEGVFLNTPPKNASNIRRTNSMRSNIIEKNFISRMHTDKENQIPNGIDSNSPSRNNYQPK, encoded by the coding sequence ATGATAAGAAAATCTCTCACGGAAAGTGATGCAAGACCAAATGATAAAAGCATGGAGTTATCTGCATCCGAAATAAATACTTCCCGCCTTCAGTGTTCTCAATCCTCAGTGTCAAGTGAAAGTGATCTGTCATTCTCATTATCAATTGAGCGAGATTTAGATGCACTTCTTATCGATGATGAGCTTCCAGCATTTGAAATCAGGCTTATATCACCGCTTGGCCGTACACCTTCGCCGATAGACAGCAACGCAGAAGATTTACAAACACCGACGCGTCTTCCGCAGGTAGATGATGATTCTACACCTAATGCCTGCCAAAATACGGATTTTGTTGCTCTCCACGAAATCAACGCATTGATAAGTCCACCAGCTGATAAtgaagaaagaagagaaagcCTAAGCCGTTATAATAGCCTCGAGACAATATTTGAAGGTGTATTCCTAAATACCCCTCCTAAGAACGCAAGCAATATACGCAGAACTAATTCAATGCGGAGTAATATTATCGAAAAGAATTTTATTAGTAGAATGCACACTGACAAAGAAAACCAAATACCAAATGGCATTGATTCAAATAGTCCATCCAGGAACAACTACCAGCCCAAATAA